The following are from one region of the Hydrogenimonas sp. SS33 genome:
- a CDS encoding iron-sulfur cluster assembly scaffold protein, with amino-acid sequence MDQKELYDVTLDHMMNPRNYGKLEGPDAAGIGKNPENGEMVIVYLAIDGDRITDIRFQAKACMTTVIAGSVFSETVKGVTIDEAKELTKIMMDKLDGLPPEEAACSEMVAEAFLAALDQFEAKKNDPDAIVPTHIISRACAVPEETTTKE; translated from the coding sequence ATGGATCAGAAAGAACTTTACGATGTGACGCTCGATCACATGATGAACCCGCGCAATTACGGAAAACTGGAGGGTCCTGACGCCGCCGGCATCGGGAAAAACCCGGAAAACGGAGAGATGGTCATCGTCTATCTCGCCATCGACGGCGACAGGATCACCGACATCCGCTTCCAGGCCAAGGCGTGCATGACGACGGTCATCGCCGGGTCGGTCTTTTCCGAGACCGTCAAGGGTGTCACCATCGACGAAGCCAAGGAGCTGACGAAAATCATGATGGACAAACTCGACGGCCTGCCTCCGGAAGAGGCGGCCTGTTCGGAGATGGTGGCCGAAGCGTTCCTGGCGGCACTGGACCAGTTTGAGGCTAAAAAGAATGATCCGGACGCCATCGTCCCCACCCACATCATCTCCCGGGCCTGTGCGGTACCGGAAGAGACCACCACGAAGGAATGA